A genomic window from Microbacterium sp. H1-D42 includes:
- the tuf gene encoding elongation factor Tu, with protein MAKAKFERTKPHVNIGTIGHVDHGKTTLSAAISKVLADKYPSDTNVQRDFATIDSAPEERQRGITINISHIEYETPKRHYAHVDAPGHADYVKNMITGAAQMDGAILVVAATDGPMAQTREHVLLAKQVGVPYLLVALNKSDMVDDEEILELVELEVRELLSAQGFDGDNAPVVKVSALKALEGEEKWVDAILELMQAVDDSVPEPERDRDKPFLMPVEDVFTITGRGTVVTGRAERGTLAINSEVEIVGLRPTVKTTVTGIEMFHKQLDEAWAGENCGLLLRGTKREDVERGQVIVKPGSITPHTNFEGTAYILSKEEGGRHNPFYTNYRPQFYFRTTDVTGVISLPEGTEMVMPGDTTDMSVELIQPIAMEEGLGFAIREGGRTVGAGTVTKVVA; from the coding sequence GTGGCCAAGGCCAAGTTCGAGCGGACCAAGCCGCACGTCAACATCGGAACGATCGGTCACGTCGACCACGGCAAGACCACCCTGTCTGCCGCGATCTCGAAGGTGCTCGCTGACAAGTACCCGTCCGACACGAACGTCCAGCGTGACTTCGCGACGATCGACTCGGCTCCCGAGGAGCGTCAGCGCGGTATCACCATCAACATCTCGCACATCGAGTACGAGACCCCGAAGCGCCACTACGCGCACGTTGACGCACCCGGCCACGCCGACTACGTCAAGAACATGATCACCGGTGCTGCTCAGATGGACGGCGCGATCCTCGTGGTCGCCGCCACCGACGGCCCGATGGCTCAGACGCGTGAGCACGTGCTGCTCGCCAAGCAGGTCGGCGTGCCGTACCTGCTGGTCGCGCTGAACAAGAGCGACATGGTCGACGACGAGGAGATCCTGGAGCTCGTCGAGCTCGAGGTTCGCGAGCTGCTCTCGGCTCAGGGCTTCGACGGTGACAACGCTCCTGTCGTCAAGGTCTCGGCGCTGAAGGCGCTCGAGGGCGAAGAGAAGTGGGTCGACGCGATCCTCGAGCTCATGCAGGCTGTCGACGACAGCGTGCCGGAGCCCGAGCGTGACCGCGACAAGCCGTTCCTGATGCCCGTCGAGGACGTCTTCACGATCACCGGCCGTGGCACGGTCGTCACGGGCCGCGCCGAGCGTGGCACCCTGGCGATCAACTCCGAGGTCGAGATCGTGGGTCTGCGTCCCACCGTCAAGACCACGGTCACCGGTATCGAGATGTTCCACAAGCAGCTCGACGAGGCATGGGCCGGCGAGAACTGTGGTCTGCTGCTCCGCGGCACCAAGCGTGAGGACGTCGAGCGCGGCCAGGTCATCGTGAAGCCGGGTTCGATCACCCCGCACACGAACTTCGAGGGCACCGCCTACATCCTCTCGAAGGAAGAGGGCGGCCGTCACAACCCGTTCTACACGAACTACCGCCCGCAGTTCTACTTCCGCACCACGGACGTCACCGGCGTCATCTCGCTGCCCGAGGGCACCGAGATGGTCATGCCCGGCGACACCACCGACATGTCGGTCGAGCTGATCCAGCCGATCGCCATGGAAGAGGGCCTCGGCTTCGCTATCCGTGAGGGTGGCCGCACCGTCGGCGCCGGCACGGTGACCAAGGTCGTCGCGTAA
- the rpsJ gene encoding 30S ribosomal protein S10, protein MAGQKIRIRLKSYDHEVIDTSARKIVDTVTRAGATVVGPVPLPTEKNVVCVIRSPHKYKDSREHFEMRTHKRLIDIVDPTPKAVDSLMRLDLPADVNIEIKL, encoded by the coding sequence ATGGCGGGACAGAAGATCCGCATTCGCCTGAAGTCGTATGACCACGAGGTCATCGACACGTCGGCACGTAAGATCGTCGACACCGTGACCCGCGCGGGCGCGACCGTCGTCGGCCCCGTGCCGCTTCCGACCGAGAAGAACGTCGTGTGCGTCATCCGGTCGCCCCACAAGTACAAGGACAGCCGCGAGCACTTCGAGATGCGCACCCACAAGCGTCTGATCGACATCGTCGACCCGACGCCCAAGGCTGTCGACTCGCTGATGCGTCTCGACCTGCCCGCCGATGTCAACATCGAGATCAAGCTCTGA
- the rplC gene encoding 50S ribosomal protein L3: MVDINSKISKGMLGTKLGMTQVWDENGKFIPVTVIELASNVVTQVRTPEKDGYNAVQIAYGQIDPRKVNKPLTAHFEAAGVTPRRHVTEIRTADAADYALGQELTADGVFESGQLVDVVGTSKGKGTAGVMKRHNFKGVSASHGSHRNHRKPGSIGASSTPSRVFKGMRMAGRMGGERVTVLNLTVHAIDVEKGLMLVKGAVPGARGRIVYVRNAVKGA; encoded by the coding sequence ATGGTTGACATCAACTCCAAGATTTCCAAGGGCATGCTCGGCACCAAGCTCGGCATGACCCAGGTCTGGGATGAGAACGGCAAGTTCATTCCCGTCACCGTCATCGAGCTCGCCTCGAACGTGGTCACGCAGGTCCGCACCCCCGAGAAGGACGGCTACAACGCCGTGCAGATCGCGTACGGCCAGATCGACCCCCGCAAGGTGAACAAGCCCCTGACCGCGCACTTCGAGGCTGCCGGCGTCACGCCGCGTCGCCACGTCACCGAGATCCGCACCGCGGATGCCGCTGACTACGCGCTGGGCCAGGAGCTCACCGCAGACGGCGTGTTCGAGTCGGGCCAGCTGGTCGACGTCGTCGGCACCAGCAAGGGCAAGGGCACCGCCGGTGTCATGAAGCGCCACAACTTCAAGGGTGTGTCGGCTTCGCACGGTTCGCACCGCAACCACCGCAAGCCCGGCTCGATCGGCGCTTCGTCGACCCCGAGCCGTGTCTTCAAGGGCATGCGCATGGCCGGCCGTATGGGTGGCGAGCGCGTGACCGTCCTCAACCTCACGGTGCACGCCATCGACGTCGAGAAGGGACTCATGCTCGTCAAGGGCGCTGTCCCCGGCGCGCGTGGTCGTATCGTGTACGTCCGCAACGCAGTGAAGGGTGCCTGA
- the rplD gene encoding 50S ribosomal protein L4, translated as MADSTLALDVLTVAGKKAGSIELPAAIFDVETNVPLIHQVVVAQLAAARQGTHSTKRRGEVSGAGRKPFKQKGTGNARQGSIRAPHMTGGGIVHGPKPRDYSQRTPKKMIAAALLGALSDRFRGERLHAVEAFVADSAPSTKAAAGFIAAVAPSKNVLVVIERDDELTVKSVRNLANVHVLSFDQLNAYDVIVSDDIVFTKAALEGFIASKTGATAEVSA; from the coding sequence ATGGCTGACTCGACTCTCGCACTCGACGTCCTCACGGTCGCTGGCAAGAAGGCAGGCTCCATCGAGCTTCCCGCCGCGATCTTCGACGTCGAGACCAACGTCCCGCTGATCCATCAGGTCGTCGTCGCGCAGCTCGCTGCCGCACGTCAGGGCACTCACTCGACCAAGCGTCGTGGTGAGGTCTCCGGTGCCGGCCGCAAGCCCTTCAAGCAGAAGGGCACGGGTAACGCCCGTCAGGGCTCGATCCGTGCACCGCACATGACCGGTGGTGGCATCGTCCACGGCCCGAAGCCGCGCGACTACTCGCAGCGCACTCCCAAGAAGATGATCGCCGCCGCCCTGCTGGGTGCGCTGAGCGACCGCTTCCGCGGCGAGCGTCTGCACGCAGTCGAGGCCTTCGTCGCCGACAGCGCCCCTTCGACCAAGGCTGCCGCTGGCTTCATCGCCGCGGTTGCTCCGTCGAAGAACGTGCTGGTCGTCATCGAGCGCGATGACGAGCTGACCGTGAAGAGCGTCCGCAACCTCGCGAACGTGCACGTCCTCAGCTTCGACCAGCTGAACGCCTACGACGTCATCGTCTCTGACGACATCGTCTTCACCAAGGCCGCGCTCGAAGGCTTCATCGCCTCGAAGACCGGCGCAACCGCGGAGGTCTCGGCATGA
- the rplW gene encoding 50S ribosomal protein L23 yields MSEQNPLATALNKDPRDIILGPVVSEKSYGLIDEGKYTFLVDPRASKTEIKLAIEKIFGVKVASVNTINRVGKARRTRFGTGKRKDTKRAIVSLKSGSIDIFTAVG; encoded by the coding sequence ATGAGCGAGCAGAACCCCCTCGCAACGGCCCTGAACAAGGACCCGCGCGACATCATCCTGGGACCGGTCGTCTCTGAGAAGAGCTACGGCCTGATCGATGAGGGTAAGTACACCTTCCTCGTCGACCCGCGCGCTTCGAAGACCGAGATCAAGCTCGCCATCGAGAAGATCTTCGGTGTCAAGGTGGCTTCGGTCAACACGATCAACCGCGTCGGCAAGGCCCGCCGCACCCGCTTCGGCACCGGTAAGCGCAAGGACACCAAGCGCGCCATCGTCTCGCTGAAGTCGGGTTCCATCGACATCTTCACGGCAGTCGGCTGA
- the rplB gene encoding 50S ribosomal protein L2 — MAIRKYKPTTPGRRGSSVADFAEITRSTPEKSLLRPLSKTGGRNNQGRITTRHIGGGHKRQYRVIDFRRNDKDGINAKVAHIEYDPNRTARIALLHYFDGEKRYIIAPNKLKQGDVVESGASADIKPGNNLPLKNIPTGTVIHAIELRPGGGAKMARSAGASVRLVAKDGPYAQLRLPSGEIRNVDARCRATIGEVGNAEQSNINWGKAGRNRWKGIRPTVRGVAMNPVDHPHGGGEGKTSGGRHPVSPWGQAEGRTRHANKESDKYIVRRRNAGKKRK, encoded by the coding sequence ATGGCTATTCGCAAGTACAAGCCCACGACCCCGGGTCGCCGCGGCTCGTCGGTGGCAGACTTCGCCGAGATCACTCGATCGACGCCGGAGAAGTCGCTGCTGCGTCCGCTCTCGAAGACCGGTGGTCGCAACAACCAGGGCCGCATCACCACCCGCCACATCGGCGGTGGGCACAAGCGCCAGTACCGCGTCATCGACTTCCGTCGCAATGACAAGGACGGCATCAACGCCAAGGTCGCTCACATCGAGTACGACCCCAACCGCACCGCGCGCATCGCGCTGCTGCACTACTTCGACGGCGAGAAGCGCTACATCATCGCGCCGAACAAGCTGAAGCAGGGCGACGTCGTCGAGTCTGGTGCATCGGCTGACATCAAGCCGGGCAACAACCTGCCGCTGAAGAACATCCCCACCGGAACGGTGATCCACGCGATCGAGCTCCGTCCCGGTGGCGGTGCGAAGATGGCCCGTTCGGCCGGCGCTTCGGTGCGCCTGGTCGCGAAGGACGGTCCCTACGCTCAGCTGCGTCTGCCCTCGGGCGAGATCCGCAACGTGGATGCCCGCTGCCGCGCCACCATCGGCGAGGTCGGCAACGCCGAGCAGTCGAACATCAACTGGGGCAAGGCCGGCCGCAATCGCTGGAAGGGCATCCGCCCGACCGTGCGTGGTGTCGCCATGAACCCGGTCGACCACCCTCACGGTGGTGGAGAGGGCAAGACGTCCGGTGGACGTCACCCCGTGTCCCCGTGGGGCCAGGCTGAGGGTCGTACCCGTCACGCCAACAAGGAAAGTGACAAGTACATCGTCCGCCGCCGTAACGCCGGCAAGAAGCGCAAGTAG
- the rpsS gene encoding 30S ribosomal protein S19, protein MPRSLKKGPFVDEHLLRKVVGQNEAGSKNVIKTWSRRSMIIPAMLGHTIAVHDGRKHIPVFVTETMVGHKLGEFAPTRTFRGHEKDDKKGRRR, encoded by the coding sequence ATGCCACGCAGTCTTAAGAAGGGCCCCTTCGTCGACGAGCACCTGCTTCGCAAGGTGGTCGGTCAGAACGAAGCCGGTTCCAAGAACGTCATCAAGACCTGGTCACGCCGATCGATGATCATCCCGGCCATGCTGGGTCACACCATCGCCGTGCACGACGGTCGCAAGCACATCCCCGTGTTCGTGACCGAGACCATGGTCGGCCACAAGCTGGGCGAATTCGCGCCCACCCGCACCTTCCGCGGCCACGAGAAGGACGACAAGAAGGGCCGTCGCCGCTGA
- the rplV gene encoding 50S ribosomal protein L22: MVESIARVRHIRVTPQKARRVVALIKGKQAQEALAILKFAPQGASEPIYKLVHAAIANASVKADRDGEFLDEQDLYVKNAYVDEGTTLKRFQPRAQGRAFQIKKRTSHITVVLATPEVADAPAESATTKKASK, from the coding sequence ATGGTGGAGTCCATCGCACGCGTGCGACACATCCGCGTGACCCCTCAGAAGGCTCGTCGCGTCGTCGCGCTCATCAAGGGCAAGCAGGCGCAGGAAGCACTGGCCATTCTGAAGTTCGCACCCCAGGGTGCCAGCGAGCCGATCTACAAGCTCGTGCACGCTGCCATCGCCAACGCATCGGTCAAGGCCGATCGCGACGGCGAGTTCCTGGACGAGCAGGACCTGTACGTGAAGAACGCGTACGTCGACGAGGGCACGACGCTCAAGCGTTTCCAGCCCCGCGCTCAGGGTCGTGCATTCCAGATCAAGAAGCGCACGAGCCACATCACGGTCGTGCTGGCCACCCCGGAGGTCGCTGACGCGCCCGCCGAGTCGGCCACGACGAAGAAGGCGAGCAAGTAA